Proteins from one Paenibacillus amylolyticus genomic window:
- a CDS encoding HAMP domain-containing sensor histidine kinase, with amino-acid sequence MIKKGITRQIVLHYFFVVFLALLLVEFVFMLAVQRYYYESIYNTISTHISNSKDFFEPIARENNTEDGNNLSRLIVNLALSNTELEILDLNGRVLASSTAFESDRAVLQTSDIMQALNGDMGRWIGRQPGTGESVMAVSHKFDLGGENTYVIRYLTSLENVNSKLLNMGMLAIAVGIGVLAIVLIISIGMANSIVRPINNITAVSAQMARGRLDVRVKGNYKHELGELASTLNFMAHEIVRSNQIKDDFISSISHELRTPLTSIKGWSETLDSGGYDPEETRIGMGIIAKETERLIGLVEEMLDFSKLQQNQMKLVKGTVNIREIVQETMLNVWAKAEQKQVHLKLETDENRAYNVHGDGNRLKQVFLNIVDNAIKFSHENSWIFLSVKEENGQIIAAVQDTGIGISEEHLIKVRDRFFQVNHQNGGTGLGLAITQELVELHEGTITMQSELGSGTTVTVTLPAVGEEAGTEQSVIQPGDVVAPEEQAISEVKLDRDQEKS; translated from the coding sequence ATGATTAAAAAAGGCATTACACGGCAGATCGTACTACATTATTTCTTTGTAGTTTTTCTTGCTCTGCTGTTGGTCGAATTCGTATTTATGTTGGCAGTGCAAAGGTATTATTATGAAAGTATCTACAATACGATTAGTACGCACATTTCCAATTCAAAAGACTTTTTCGAGCCGATCGCTCGTGAGAATAACACGGAAGATGGCAATAATCTGTCCAGACTGATTGTGAATTTGGCATTGTCCAATACAGAATTGGAAATTTTGGATCTGAACGGGCGCGTATTGGCAAGTTCTACTGCTTTTGAATCCGACCGTGCTGTGTTGCAAACCAGTGATATTATGCAGGCTTTGAACGGGGATATGGGACGCTGGATTGGAAGACAACCAGGCACTGGGGAATCCGTCATGGCCGTTTCACACAAGTTTGATCTGGGCGGCGAAAATACGTATGTTATTCGGTACCTTACTTCACTTGAAAATGTGAATTCCAAACTGTTGAATATGGGAATGCTTGCCATTGCCGTCGGTATTGGCGTGCTTGCTATAGTGCTGATCATCAGTATTGGTATGGCGAATTCCATTGTACGTCCAATCAACAACATCACTGCAGTATCTGCCCAAATGGCCAGAGGACGACTGGATGTCAGGGTTAAGGGGAATTATAAGCATGAACTGGGCGAATTGGCATCTACGCTTAACTTCATGGCACATGAAATCGTGCGTAGTAATCAGATCAAGGATGATTTTATCTCTTCAATCTCACATGAACTAAGGACACCTCTGACCAGTATTAAGGGCTGGAGCGAGACGCTGGACTCTGGCGGATATGATCCGGAAGAAACCAGGATTGGCATGGGCATCATTGCCAAGGAAACCGAACGTTTAATTGGACTTGTCGAAGAGATGCTGGATTTCTCCAAATTGCAGCAGAATCAGATGAAGCTGGTTAAAGGAACGGTCAACATTCGTGAAATTGTGCAGGAAACCATGTTGAATGTCTGGGCCAAAGCGGAACAAAAACAGGTTCATCTCAAGTTGGAAACGGACGAGAATCGTGCTTATAATGTCCATGGAGACGGCAATCGACTGAAACAAGTCTTCTTAAACATTGTAGATAATGCGATCAAGTTTTCTCATGAGAATTCCTGGATCTTCTTGTCCGTCAAAGAGGAGAATGGTCAGATTATTGCAGCTGTTCAGGACACGGGTATCGGAATTAGTGAAGAACATCTCATCAAAGTACGGGACCGGTTCTTCCAGGTGAATCATCAAAATGGGGGAACGGGACTGGGACTTGCAATCACGCAAGAACTGGTGGAACTGCATGAGGGAACGATTACGATGCAGAGCGAACTTGGCTCGGGTACAACTGTTACGGTTACGTTACCAGCTGTCGGAGAAGAGGCAGGTACAGAACAGTCGGTAATCCAGCCTGGTGATGTTGTAGCCCCTGAGGAACAGGCAATAAGTGAAGTGAAATTGGATCGAGATCAAGAAAAGTCTTAA
- a CDS encoding glucose-1-phosphate adenylyltransferase, which yields MFNKDCIAMLLAGGEGKRLAPLTSSIAKPAVPFGGHYRIIDFPLSNCVNSGIDTVGVLTQYQAESLHDHIGGGEPWGHGDSSEAGISLLPSYHTGNDEYLGTADAIYKNIDYIDQQNPENVLILSGDHIYHMNYRDMLEAHQANNAAATISVMEVPWDEAHRFGIMAADADLRVTEFAEKPAEPKSNLASMGIYMFNWEYLKRHLLEDAANPESSHDFGKDVIPQMLNENNPLFVYNFNGYWKDVGTVKSLWDAHMDLLHNDENWSLQKENWPMFTREWRSKPSAYKVRQTKIEHVASMVHDSCAIEGHAERSVIFCGAEVGKGSEVKDSVVMPNARIGRGVHIERAIIGEGAIIKDGAIVKGTADEIVVVGPNEIVSAKPAVRTQPVRMLKEVYEKSGRLRAGELSS from the coding sequence ATGTTTAATAAAGATTGCATCGCTATGCTGTTGGCGGGAGGAGAAGGGAAGCGATTAGCCCCTTTAACCTCGAGTATCGCAAAACCCGCTGTACCGTTTGGCGGGCACTACCGGATCATCGATTTTCCTCTCAGTAACTGCGTAAACTCAGGGATCGATACTGTAGGAGTATTGACGCAGTACCAAGCGGAATCGTTACACGATCATATTGGTGGAGGAGAACCATGGGGACATGGCGACTCAAGTGAGGCAGGAATTTCCTTGCTTCCATCTTATCATACAGGAAATGACGAATACTTGGGAACGGCGGACGCTATTTATAAAAATATCGACTATATTGATCAACAAAACCCCGAAAATGTTCTAATTTTGTCGGGTGACCATATTTATCATATGAATTATCGTGATATGTTGGAGGCTCATCAAGCTAATAATGCTGCGGCAACGATCTCTGTTATGGAAGTTCCATGGGACGAAGCACATCGCTTTGGAATTATGGCTGCCGATGCTGATCTGCGGGTAACAGAGTTTGCCGAGAAACCGGCTGAACCGAAAAGTAATCTGGCTTCAATGGGCATTTACATGTTCAATTGGGAGTACCTGAAGCGCCATCTTTTGGAAGATGCCGCTAATCCTGAATCCAGCCATGACTTCGGTAAAGATGTTATTCCTCAGATGTTGAATGAAAACAATCCCCTCTTTGTCTATAACTTTAATGGTTATTGGAAAGATGTAGGTACAGTGAAAAGCCTGTGGGATGCTCATATGGATCTGTTGCATAATGATGAGAACTGGAGTCTGCAAAAAGAGAACTGGCCGATGTTTACTCGCGAATGGCGCTCTAAGCCAAGTGCTTATAAGGTTAGACAAACGAAGATTGAGCATGTAGCTTCCATGGTTCACGACTCTTGTGCCATCGAAGGTCACGCAGAACGTTCCGTTATCTTCTGCGGTGCTGAAGTAGGTAAGGGTTCTGAGGTAAAAGACAGTGTCGTAATGCCTAATGCTCGTATTGGACGTGGAGTTCACATCGAACGCGCCATCATTGGTGAAGGTGCGATTATCAAAGACGGTGCAATTGTGAAGGGTACAGCAGATGAGATTGTTGTTGTTGGACCTAATGAGATTGTCTCTGCCAAACCGGCTGTTCGTACGCAACCTGTTCGTATGTTGAAAGAAGTATATGAGAAGAGCGGACGCCTGCGGGCTGGTGAGCTTTCTTCATAA